One Vigna unguiculata cultivar IT97K-499-35 chromosome 7, ASM411807v1, whole genome shotgun sequence genomic region harbors:
- the LOC114191900 gene encoding protein DETOXIFICATION 12-like: protein MEESLLHKHEEESEEKRVTWRGFSEEMRRISVIAGPMVAVVSSQYLLLTVSTMVVGHLGELYLSSAALAISLSGVTGFSLLMGLASGLETTCGQAYGAQQYQRIGMQTYTAIFSLILVCIPLSVLWFYIENILVFMGQDPLISHESGKFILWLLPALYAMAILQPLVKYYQIQSMLLPMLACSFFTLAIHIPLCWALVFKTRLNNVGGALAVSISTWSNVILLGLYMRYSSACAKTRAPLSLDLFKGMWEFFRFAIPSAVMVCLEWWSYELLVLLSGLLPNPALETSVLSVCLNTISTLYTIPFGIGAAASTRVANELGAGKPYAARVAVLAAMSLAVIETSVVSGTLFACRHVFGYVFSNEKEVIDYVTVMAPLVCISVILDSIQGVQTGIARGCGWQDLGVYVNLGAFYLCGIPVAAILAFVVRVGGKGLWIGIQCGAFVQTVLLSLITTNINWENQAIKARKRLFDHQLSAENILV from the exons ATGGAGGAAAGTCTGCTACACAAGCACgaagaagaaagtgaagaaaaaagagTGACATGGAGAGGTTTCAGTGAAGAAATGAGAAGGATAAGTGTTATAGCAGGGCCTATGGTGGCTGTGGTTTCTTCCCAATACTTGTTGCTAACTGTGTCAACCATGGTAGTTGGTCATTTGGGTGAACTCTATCTCTCTAGCGCCGCCTTAGCCATTTCCTTATCAGGGGTCACTGGTTTCAGTCTTCTT ATGGGACTGGCTAGTGGACTAGAGACAACTTGCGGACAGGCTTATGGAGCTCAGCAATATCAAAGAATTGGAATGCAAACATACACTGCCATTTTCTCTCTCATATTGGTTTGCATTCCACTGTCAGTCCTTTGGTTCTACATAGAAAACATACTAGTTTTCATGGGCCAGGACCCTCTAATTTCACATGAATCAGGGAAATTCATACTTTGGCTTCTACCAGCACTTTATGCAATGGCAATTCTACAGCCATTAGTTAAATATTACCAAATCCAAAGCATGCTTCTTCCCATGCTTGCATGTTCTTTTTTCACACTTGCTATTCATATACCTCTTTGTTGGGCCCTCGTGTTCAAAACAAGACTGAATAATGTTGGTGGAGCATTGGCAGTTAGCATTTCAACGTGGTCAAATGTGATTCTTCTTGGATTATACATGAGATACTCCTCTGCCTGTGCAAAAACTCGTGCACCCCTTTCTTTGGATCTGTTTAAAGGAATGTGGGAGTTCTTTCGTTTTGCCATCCCTTCGGCAGTAATGGTTTG CCTTGAATGGTGGTCATATGAGTTGCTTGTATTGCTGTCAGGGCTCTTACCAAATCCAGCACTTGAAACTTCAGTTCTATCAGTTTG TCTGAACACTATTTCAACCCTTTATACAATACCCTTTGGAATTGGTGCTGCAGCAAG CACAAGGGTTGCAAATGAATTAGGAGCTGGAAAACCATATGCTGCCCGTGTTGCTGTGTTAGCTGCAATGTCTCTTGCAGTCATTGAGACAAGTGTAGTAAGCGGAACACTCTTTGCCTGCCGCCATGTTTTTGGTTATGTGTTCAGCAATGAGAAGGAAGTTATTGATTATGTCACTGTCATGGCTCCTCTCGTATGTATATCTGTCATACTAGACAGTATACAAGGTGTTCAAACAG GAATTGCTAGAGGTTGTGGATGGCAAGATTTAGGAGTTTATGTAAATCTTGGGGCTTTCTACCTTTGTGGGATTCCAGTGGCTGCCATATTGGCATTTGTGGTGCGAGTGGGAGGAAAAGGACTTTGGATTGGTATACAATGTGGTGCTTTTGTTCAAACTGTTCTTCTTTCTCTCATAACCACCAACATAAATTGGGAAAACCAG GCCATCAAGGCAAGAAAGAGGTTATTCGATCATCAATTGTCAGCAGAAAATATATTGGTATGA
- the LOC114191432 gene encoding protein DETOXIFICATION 14-like: MTVLLFVSALTRRNFSMTLRENMKKGLLEKKREVEEGGSGVIRWSVFGEEVKRVAYLAAPMVAVTLSQYFLQIISMMMVGRLGKLELSSTAIAISLCNVSGLSVIFGMSCALETRCGQAYGARQYRKFGVQIYTAIVSLALVCLPLTFLWMNMGNLLVLLGQDHLVSLEAGKFALCMIPALFAYAALQSVVRFFLMQSLMSPLVMSSFITLCFHVAFSWYMVFKSGLGNLGAAFSIGTSYWLNVTLLGLYMKFSSQCEKTRVPISMELFHGIGEFICYAIPSAGMICLEWWSLEILILLSGLLPNPKLETSVLSVCLNISATIYTIPESIGSAASARVSNELGAGSPQSAKVSAYASMILAASQAIVMGSVIFSCRQILGYAFSNEQDVVDYVSEMVPLLSLSVLLDCLHGTLSGIARGCGWQHLGAYVNLGAYYALGIPISAMLGFWFQFRGKGLWIGILTGAFCQTAMLLLITLCTNWKKQAIEARENIFQRSFSVEDGLA; the protein is encoded by the exons ATGACTGTACTGCTATTTGTATCAGCCTTGACAAGGCGCAATTTTTCTATGACCCTTCGAGAGAACATGAAAAAGGGTCTCTTGGAGAAGAAGAGAGAGGTGGAAGAAGGTGGTTCAGGCGTAATAAGATGGAGTGTGTTTGGTGAAGAGGTGAAAAGGGTTGCTTATTTAGCAGCTCCTATGGTTGCTGTTACTCTGTCAcagtattttctacaaataaTATCAATGATGATGGTTGGTCGCTTGGGTAAGCTTGAACTCTCGAGCACAGCCATTGCCATCTCTCTCTGTAATGTCTCTGGCCTCAGTGTCATT TTTGGAATGTCGTGTGCACTTGAAACTCGTTGTGGGCAAGCATATGGAGCACGACAATACAGAAAATTTGGTGTTCAGATTTACACTGCAATTGTGTCTCTTGCTTTAGTTTGTCTTCCTCTGACTTTTTTGTGGATGAACATGGGAAACCTCCTCGTTTTACTTGGCCAAGATCATCTGGTTTCACTAGAAGCTGGAAAATTTGCTTTGTGCATGATCCCTGCTCTCTTTGCTTATGCAGCACTTCAGTCTGTGGTTCGATTCTTTTTGATGCAAAGTTTGATGAGTCCTCTTGTGATGAGTTCATTCATCACTCTTTGCTTCCATGTGGCATTCAGTTGGTATATGGTGTTTAAATCGGGACTTGGTAACTTGGGAGCAGCATTTTCTATTGGCACTTCATACTGGCTGAATGTGACTTTACTTGGATTATATATGAAATTCTCTTCTCAATGTGAAAAGACTCGAGTCCCAATCTCAATGGAATTATTCCATGGGATTGGAGAATTCATTTGCTATGCCATTCCTTCAGCTGGAATGATTTG CCTTGAATGGTGGTCACTTGAAATACTAATCTTGCTTTCTGgtcttcttccaaatccaaagCTAGAAACATCAGTCTTATCCGTATG TTTAAACATCAGCGCAACAATCTACACCATCCCAGAATCAATTGGCTCAGCAGCAAG CGCTAGAGTTTCGAATGAATTAGGTGCTGGAAGTCCACAATCAGCAAAAGTATCTGCTTATGCTTCCATGATACTGGCAGCTTCCCAGGCCATTGTGATGGGCTCGGTCATTTTTTCTTGCAGACAGATTTTGGGTTATGCATTCAGTAATGAGCAGGACGTGGTGGATTATGTTTCAGAAATGGTTCCTCTCTTAAGTCTCTCTGTTTTACTTGATTGCTTACACGGTACCCTTTCAG GTATTGCCAGAGGATGTGGGTGGCAGCACTTAGGAGCATATGTAAACCTTGGAGCCTATTATGCTCTTGGAATTCCAATTTCTGCTATGTTGGGTTTCTGGTTCCAATTTAGAGGAAAAGGGCTTTGGATTGGAATACTGACTGGTGCATTTTGTCAAACAGCTATGCTACTTCTCATAACACTGTGTACAAACTGGAAAAAGCAG GCAATTGAAGCAAGGGAAAACATTTTTCAGAGAAGTTTTTCTGTAGAAGATGGATTAGCTTAA